A genome region from Cucumis sativus cultivar 9930 chromosome 4, Cucumber_9930_V3, whole genome shotgun sequence includes the following:
- the LOC101206573 gene encoding protein FAR1-RELATED SEQUENCE 6, with translation MDGVSLNTEPVGDEEGDYFEIEGDSVIADYVDQSGIFEGENPLPPAVGMEFESYEDVYYFYSCYAKEQGFGVRVSNTWYRKSKEKYRGKLSCSSAGFKKKSEANRPRPETRTGCPAMIKFRLMDTRRWRIIEVELDHNHLINPTSGKFYKSHKNLGVGTKRLLQLDSVEEVQKVRLFQTVVIDADHNGYLDVDEGEFGNRVDNSNQLKLNKGDALAIEDFLCQAQLTDSNFFYVLDLNEKGSLRNLFWVSSRSRAAYTYFSDVVYMDTSCLANKYQVPLVSIIGVNHHGQCVLFGCGLLAMETVESYIWLFRAWLTSVLGRPPQVIIADQHEELQIALTDVFPRASHCISLSDIMRKVPQKLRGMLEYETIEIAIFRAVYHSLKPEQFDALWEGMIQQHGLGGHKWLQELYEHRRQWVPVFMKDTFLAGVLSIVSGDVVPFFFQEYLGEHTSLKQFFEQYDQAIQSHHQLEVLADEDSKNSSLMLESRCYFEAQLCKLYTNEILEKFEREVEGMYCCFNRRKLNAEAPLMTYIVKEHVEMEGSRRDAREFEVSYNESDMEVQCNCGLFNSKGYLCRHALSVLTQNGIKEIPAQYILQRWRKDVKRNYILDYSYTTSIDTNSQIHRYDHIYRSIVQVIEEGRKSKEKYGIAVQGIKDILSKLRLGTDTSS, from the coding sequence ATGGATGGAGTTTCTCTCAACACCGAGCCAGTGGGCGATGAGGAGGGGGATTATTTTGAGATCGAAGGGGATTCTGTAATTGCAGATTATGTTGATCAAAGTGGGATATTTGAAGGAGAAAATCCCCTCCCTCCTGCTGTTGGTATGGAGTTTGAATCTTATGAGGATGTATACTACTTTTATAGTTGCTATGCAAAAGAACAGGGATTTGGAGTTCGAGTTAGTAACACTTGGTATAGGAAGAGTAAAGAAAAGTATAGAGGAAAACTTAGCTGTAGTAGTGCTGGTTTCAAGAAGAAGAGTGAAGCGAATCGACCGAGACCGGAGACGAGAACTGGTTGCCCAGCTATGATAAAATTTAGGTTGATGGATACTAGAAGGTGGAGAATCATTGAAGTTGAGCTTGATCATAATCACTTGATCAACCCGACTAGTGGGAAGTTTTATAAATCTCATAAGAACTTGGGTGTTGGAACCAAGAGATTGTTGCAACTAGATAGTGTTGAAGAAGTGCAAAAAGTTCGGTTGTTTCAAACGGTTGTAATTGACGCTGATCACAATGGATACTTGGATGTTGATGAAGGAGAGTTTGGAAATAGAGTTGATAATTCCAATCAATTGAAACTTAATAAAGGAGATGCTTTAGCTATTGAAGATTTTTTATGTCAAGCACAACTCACagattcaaatttcttttatgtcCTGGATCTTAATGAGAAGGGATCTCTGAGGAATTTGTTTTGGGTTTCTTCAAGGTCAAGGGCTGCTTATACTTATTTCAGCGATGTTGTGTACATGGATACATCATGTTTAGCAAACAAGTATCAAGTCCCATTGGTCTCAATTATTGGAGTAAATCATCATGGCCAGTGCGTATTATTTGGTTGTGGTTTACTTGCCATGGAGACAGTAGAGTCATATATATGGTTGTTTAGAGCATGGCTTACCTCTGTACTAGGACGACCTCCACAAGTTATCATTGCAGATCAACATGAAGAACTCCAAATTGCTCTCACCGATGTCTTCCCGAGAGCTTCTCATTGCATTTCTTTATCTGATATTATGAGGAAGGTTCCACAGAAGCTTCGAGGAATGCTTGAATATGAAACAATTGAAATCGCAATCTTTAGAGCAGTTTACCACTCCTTGAAGCCAGAACAATTCGACGCATTGTGGGAGGGTATGATCCAGCAGCACGGACTTGGAGGTCATAAATGGCTCCAAGAGCTTTACGAACATCGGAGACAGTGGGTTCCAGTTTTCATGAAGGATACATTTTTGGCTGGAGTGTTATCGATTGTATCTGGTGACGTAGTTccgtttttctttcaagaataCTTAGGTGAGCATACTTCTTTAAAGCAATTCTTTGAGCAGTATGATCAAGCTATACAATCGCATCATCAACTAGAAGTTCTGGCAGATGAAGattcaaaaaattcaagtcTCATGCTTGAATCAAGATGCTATTTTGAAGCGCAGCTATGTAAATTGTATACCAATGAGATACTTGAAAAGTTTGAGAGAGAGGTGGAGGGAATGTATTGTTGTTTTAACAGAAGGAAGTTGAATGCTGAGGCGCCATTAATGACATATATTGTGAAAGAGCATGTCGAAATGGAGGGAAGTAGAAGGGATGCAAGAGAGTTTGAAGTTTCATACAATGAATCTGACATGGAAGTCCAATGCAATTGTGGCTTATTCAACTCGAAAGGATATCTATGCAGACATGCTTTATCCGTTCTTACCCAGAACGGTATCAAGGAAATCCCGGCTCAATATATCCTACAACGATGGAGAAAAGAcgttaaaagaaattacattCTCGATTATAGTTACACTACTAGTATTGATACCAACAGCCAAATTCATAGGTATGACCACATATACAGATCCATTGTGCAAGTGATTGAAGAAGGGAGAAAATCGAAAGAGAAGTACGGTATCGCTGTACAGGGAATCAAGGATATACTGAGCAAGCTTCGGCTAGGAACCGACACTTCCAGTTGA
- the LOC105435164 gene encoding zinc finger BED domain-containing protein DAYSLEEPER, producing MELQNGETDNETHQSGVTTSMELEPYLPLTPMDSSSKRRRKKSFVWDYFTVQTAEDGCIKAYCNQCNKAFAYINGSKLAGTSHLKRHIALGICPVSRERNQSNGTHTTFAKRNTANPPRKRYRATPTFASFTFDQNRCNHDIAIMIIMHEYPLYMVEQPGFIDFVKNLQPQFNMMSYTTVQEECTSIYLREKESLLNFVCGIPSRISLSIDVWTSSDTTCYVFLKGHFIDNNWNSHCRILNVIRIPSLKDDALILAVVTCLSNWQLSGRVYALTVDQSFLSDTIAMNFRNFLVANDPNFLNGQLLVGNCLAQVLCQLAQNALSLTSEVVWKIRESVKYVKTSSVREEKFLELKNQLKVPSNKELSIDNQTKWDTTFHMLVAACELKEVFSCLDASDPDYDLNMSVDDWKVAETLCTYLKYFFSVANILTSPCYPTANVFFLEVSKIQTELTNASMSQDPLVRDLTKPLKDKFDKYWNECCLVLALAVVMDPRFKLKLVEFIFSKIFVQNAEEWIRIVDYGLHDLFLQFTMETLTLSETFGEDGNIGISITELQDEEHQGEIFLTTGDGLSDFDVYISEISEGQQTKSELDRYLEEELSPKSQEFDVLSWWRLNKYRYPTLAKMACDILSMPVSTVTRDSVFDTEIRRMDSYRRSLPSATLEALICTRDWLQYGSLQSSSSTETSDTTVKSEF from the exons ATGGAGTTGCAAAACGGAGAAACTGATAACGAAACTCATCAATCTGG TGTTACAACTTCAATGGAACTAGAACCTTATCTTCCTTTAACACCTATGGATAGTTCAAGCAAGCGTAGAAGGAAAAAGTCTTTTGTTTGGGATTATTTCACTGTTCAGACGGCTGAAGATGGATGTATCAAAGCCTATTGTAATCAGTGCAATAAAGCTTTTGCTTACATTAATGGTTCAAAGCTAGCAGGCACCAGCCACCTAAAGCGTCACATTGCGTTAGGCATCTGCCCTGTAAGCCGTGAGCGGAACCAGTCTAATGGTACACATACAACTTTCGCCAAGAGGAATACTGCCAATCCACCTAGAAAACGGTACAGGGCAACTCCTACATTTGCAAGTTTTACCTTTGATCAAAATCGATGTAATCATGATATTGCCATCATGATTATTATGCATGAGTATCCACTTTACATGGTAGAGCAGCCCggttttattgattttgtaaaaaatcTTCAACCGCAGTTCAATATGATGAGCTACACCACAGTACAGGAAGAGTGCACGTCAATTTACcttagagagaaagaaagcctcttaaattttgtttgtggaATTCCTAGTCGAATAAGTTTATCGATAGATGTTTGGACTTCTAGTGACACCACTTGTTATGTCTTCTTGAAAGGACATTTCATCGACAATAATTGGAACTCACATTGCCGAATCCTAAATGTTATTAGAATACCCTCTCTCAAGGATGATGCCCTTATTCTAGCCGTTGTCACTTGCTTATCTAATTGGCAATTGAGTGGACGTGTCTACGCCCTAACAGTTGATCAGTCCTTTTTGAGTGATACCATTGCTATGAACTTTAGAAATTTCCTAGTTGCTAATGACCCAAATTTTCTTAATGGTCAGTTATTAGTAGGAAATTGCTTAGCTCAAGTTCTTTGTCAGCTTGCACAGAATGCTCTATCGTTAACGAGTGAAGTCGTATGGAAGATTCGTGAAAGTGTGAAGTATGTAAAGACCTCCTCTGTGCGAGAGGAGAAGTTTCTTGAGTTGAAGAACCAACTTAAAGTACCCAGCAATAAGGAGCTTTCAATCGATAATCAAACCAAGTGGGACACAACATTTCATATGTTGGTAGCAGCCTGTGAACTGAAAGAAGTATTCTCTTGCTTAGATGCATCTGATCCAGATTACGACTTAAATATGTCAGTGGATGATTGGAAGGTGGCAGAAACTCTTTGCACatatttgaagtattttttcaGTGTGGCTAACATTTTAACTTCCCCCTGTTATCCAACTGCCAATGTATTTTTTCTAGAAGTATCGAAAATTCAAACGGAGCTCACTAATGCAAGCATGAGCCAGGATCCGCTTGTTCGTGACCTGACAAAGCCTTTGAAAGATAAGTTCGATAAATATTGGAATGAATGCTGCTTAGTTTTAGCATTGGCAGTTGTAATGGATCCAAGGTTCAAGTTGAAGCTTGTTGAATTCATCTTCTCCaaaatttttgttcaaaatgcAGAGGAGTGGATCAGAATTGTTGATTATGGTCTCCATGATCTTTTTCTCCAGTTTACCATGGAAACACTTACCCTTTCAGAGACCTTTGGAGAAGATGGGAATATCGGTATTTCCATAACCGAGTTGCAGGATGAAGAACATCAGGGAGAAATCTTTCTTACAACAGGTGACGGGCTCTCAGATTTTGATGTATATATTTCTGAGATCTCTGAAGGCCAGCAAACAAAATCAGAGTTAGATCGTTATTTAGAAGAGGAGTTATCACCCAAATCACAAGAATTCGACGTCTTGAGTTGGTGGAGATTAAACAAATATCGGTATCCTACGCTGGCAAAAATGGCTTGTGATATTCTGTCCATGCCGGTGTCAACTGTTACTCGTGATTCAGTTTTCGACACTGAAATCAGAAGAATGGATAGCTATCGGAGGTCATTGCCATCAGCAACGCTTGAGGCTCTCATTTGCACTAGAGATTGGTTACAGTACGGATCATTACAATCCTCCTCATCCACAGAGACTTCTGATACCACTGTGAAAAGTgagttttag
- the LOC101209324 gene encoding signal recognition particle 54 kDa protein 2, with protein sequence MVLAQLGGSISRALQQMSSATVIDEKVLNECLNEITRALLQSDVQFKLVRDMQTNIKKIVNLDDLAAGHNKRKIIQQAVFNELCKMLDPGKPSFTPKKGKTSVVMFVGLQGSGKTTTCTKYAYYHQKKGWKPALVCADTFRAGAFDQLKQNATKAKIPFYGSYMESDPVKIAVEGVERFKKESCDLIIVDTSGRHKQEAALFEEMRQVSEATKPDLVIFVMDSSIGQAAFDQAQAFKQSVAVGAVIVTKMDGHAKGGGALSAVAATKSPVIFIGTGEHMDEFEVFDVKPFVSRLLGMGDWSGFMDKIHEVVPMDQQPELLQKLSEGNFTLRIMYDQFQNLLKMGPINQVFSMLPGYSADLMPKGREKESQAKLKRYMTMMDSMTDEELDSTNPKLINESRMMRIARGSGHRVQEVMEMMEEYKRLAKVWSKMKGLKIPKKGEMSALSRNMNAQHMSKVLPPQILKQIGGMGGLQSLMKQMGSNKDMMGMFGGGDK encoded by the exons ATGGTGTTAGCACAGCTTGGGGGGAGCATTTCTCGTGCTCTCCAGCAGATGAGCAGCGCGACGGTGATCGACGAGAAAGTTTTGAACGAATGTCTCAACGAGATCACCCGCGCTCTTCTTCAATCCGATGTCCAATTCAAGCTTGTCCGTGATATGCAGACCAATATCAAGAAAATTGTTAATCTCGATGACCTCGCTGCCGGTCACAATAAGCGCAAGATCATTCAACAG GCTGTATTTAATGAACTGTGCAAAATGCTAGATCCTGGAAAGCCTTCTTTTACaccaaagaaaggaaaaacaagTGTTGTCATGTTTGTTGGTTTGCAAG GGTCTGGGAAAACCACAACATGTACTAAGTACGCATATTATCATCAGAAGAAAGGCTGGAAGCCTGCTTTGGTCTGTGCAGATACATTCAGAGCTGGTGCTTTTGATCAATTGAAGCAGAATGCAACCAAAGCAAAGATTCCCTTTTATGGAAG TTACATGGAATCGGATCCTGTTAAAATTGCGGTAGAAGGTGTGGAAAGATTCAAGAAAGAAAGTTGTGATCTCATAATTGTTGATACCAGTGGGCGTCACAAACAGGAAGCTGCtctttttgaagaaatgcGTCAAGTTTCTGAAGCGACG AAACCGGATCTCGTTATATTTGTCATGGATAGCAGTATCGGTCAAGCGGCATTTGACCAGGCTCAAGCATTTAAACAAAGTGTTGCAGTTGGTGCTGTGATTGTGACCAAGATGGATGGTCACGCAAAGGGAGGTGGTGCTCTTAGTGC TGTTGCAGCAACAAAGAGTCCGGTTATTTTCATTGGAACAGGAGAACATATGGATGAGTTTGAAGTTTTTGATGTTAAACCATTTGTCAGCCGTCTTCTAG GCATGGGAGACTGGTCTGGTTTCATGGATAAAATTCATGAAGTCGTGCCAATGGATCAGCAACCAGAGCTTTTGCAAAAGCTTTCAGAAGGAAATTTTACTTTGAGAATTATGTACGATCAGTTTCAGAACTTACTTAAGATGGGTCCAATTAACCAG GTATTTTCAATGCTACCCGGATATAGTGCTGATTTGATGCCAAAAGGACGTGAAAAGGAAAGCCAGGCGAAACTTAAGCGGTACATGACTATGATGGACTCAATGACGGATGAAG aATTGGATAGCACAAACCCAAAGCTCATAAACGAGTCGCGAATGATGCGAATAGCACGAGGTTCAGGTCACCGTGTTCAGGAAGTAATGGAAATGATGGAAGAGTACAAGCGTCTCGCCAAGGTATGGAGCAAGATGAAAGGGCTGAAGATCCCAAAGAAGGGCGAAATGAGCGCACTATCACGAAATATGAACGCACAGCACATGAGTAAGGTCCTTCCTCCCCAGATTTTGAAGCAAATTGGTGGAATGGGTGGCTTACAGAGCTTGATGAAGCAAATGGGTTCAAATAAAGATATGATGGGAATGTTTGGAGGTGGAGATAAGTAG